A genome region from Bacteroidia bacterium includes the following:
- a CDS encoding IS5 family transposase yields MIKHAQIQMSFSQPYVSKRSSKNAFLKQINEVIDWESIVKILQKHYPKGLRPDGRPAYNPIILFKMLLLGVWYKSLSDRDIEDRTNTDLSWMTFVGLSLEDEVPDHSTLCRFRNELAGSNAYDLLLQELNQQLDKHAITVKSGCIIDASITDSPRKPTGKPTYEIAEDRKENEQTEEAIQTQTAELKLVKVNQPGVDDEARWLKKGKETRFGYKKHVITDGNGLVLALETTPANVHDHNHFNTLITKAQVPPKVAIYADKAYKSKAHTTYLKAKGLKDRVCYKAVKNKPLTKLQLKFNQLCGKHRYKIERTFAGTKSWFGGGTARYVGIAKTHAQHALEAIAYNLYRLPKLLVNNMLTPKTAPPQMQLF; encoded by the coding sequence GTGATAAAGCACGCCCAAATACAGATGAGTTTTAGCCAGCCCTACGTTTCTAAACGCAGTTCTAAAAACGCGTTTCTAAAGCAAATAAATGAGGTAATTGATTGGGAATCAATCGTAAAAATACTTCAAAAACACTACCCAAAAGGGCTTAGACCGGACGGCAGACCCGCCTACAACCCCATTATTCTTTTCAAAATGCTACTGCTCGGCGTTTGGTATAAAAGCCTGAGCGACAGAGACATAGAAGACAGGACCAACACCGATTTAAGCTGGATGACCTTCGTTGGGCTGAGTCTTGAAGACGAAGTACCCGACCACAGCACCCTGTGCCGCTTCCGCAACGAACTGGCAGGAAGCAATGCCTACGACTTGCTGTTGCAAGAACTTAACCAACAGCTTGATAAACATGCTATTACGGTAAAATCCGGCTGCATAATAGATGCCTCCATTACCGACAGCCCCCGCAAACCCACCGGAAAACCCACCTACGAAATTGCCGAAGACAGAAAAGAAAACGAACAAACGGAAGAAGCTATACAAACACAAACGGCTGAATTAAAGCTTGTTAAAGTAAATCAACCTGGCGTGGACGACGAAGCCCGCTGGCTCAAAAAAGGCAAAGAAACCCGCTTTGGCTACAAAAAACACGTTATTACCGACGGCAACGGATTGGTCCTTGCCCTGGAGACCACACCCGCCAACGTCCATGACCATAACCACTTTAACACATTGATAACCAAGGCACAAGTTCCCCCAAAAGTCGCCATCTATGCCGACAAAGCCTACAAATCCAAAGCCCATACCACCTACCTCAAAGCGAAGGGACTTAAAGATAGAGTGTGTTATAAAGCAGTGAAAAACAAACCCTTAACAAAATTACAACTCAAATTCAACCAACTCTGCGGCAAACACCGCTACAAAATAGAGCGCACCTTTGCCGGCACCAAAAGCTGGTTCGGCGGCGGCACCGCCCGCTATGTGGGCATCGCCAAAACCCACGCCCAGCACGCCCTGGAAGCAATTGCATACAACCTGTATAGGTTACCTAAGCTATTAGTAAACAATATGTTAACACCAAAAACGGCACCACCTCAAATGCAGCTATTTTAA
- a CDS encoding valine--tRNA ligase — translation MSTENLVSKTYQPQEVENKWYLYWLEQKFFKSIPDSRKPYTIVIPPPNVTGVLHMGHMLNNTIQDVLIRRKRMEGFNACWVPGTDHASIATEAKVVNLLREKGIHKNEITREGFLKHAWEWKEKYGGIILKQLRYLGCSCDWDRTRFTMEPKLSDAVTDVFIDLYKKGLIYRGLRMINWDPQGLTALSNEEVIYREVQGKLYFVRYALEDSQGKYITVATTRPETILGDVAIAVHPQDERYQHLAGKYAFVPLINRRIPIIQDTYIDPEFGTGCLKVTPAHDINDYEIGLKHQLKVIDILNPDGTLNESAQLFVGKDRFEARELIVDSLQEHNLLEKIQEIEHSVGFSERTNAVVEPRLSLQWFLKMQNLATPALQVALQETVKFIPEKFINTYQHWMENVKDWCISRQLWWGHRIPVFYLPDNSYIVAKTPKEALTQANIQRQKEHLPEYTEQDITQDPDVLDTWFSSWLWPISVFDGFENPQNPDFQYYYPTQDLVTAPEILFFWVARMIMAGIEYTHKPPFENVYLTGIVRDKIGRKMSKQLGNSPDPLELITQYSADGVRVGMLLCSPAGNDLLFDESLCEQGRNFANKLWNAYRLIASWNPQDNALQLLHESIAIQWIQQKIAYAADELSQQFGKFRISDALMTLYRLIWNDFCAWFLEFVKPAFGQPIHPKTHQAVLEAFDAILRLLHPFMPFITEEIWQEIKPRQKGQSIMISSVPQPILHDDHERLFAAINLTQELISAIRQFRVTHNLAQKQVLPVLIKTSQSEIFAQYGSLAQKLAHIESIKLIENSLENIRPIILQANEVFIPIQNTTENEQAAKEKNDAEIKHLENFLQSIESKLSNEKFLANAKPEVIEREIQKKQDTLEKLAVLRKSIS, via the coding sequence ATGAGTACAGAAAACCTTGTGTCCAAAACATACCAACCTCAAGAGGTTGAAAATAAATGGTATCTATATTGGTTAGAACAAAAGTTTTTTAAGTCTATTCCGGATAGCCGGAAGCCTTATACGATTGTAATTCCGCCTCCAAACGTAACCGGTGTGCTGCACATGGGGCATATGCTCAATAATACCATTCAAGATGTATTGATTCGCAGAAAGCGGATGGAAGGCTTCAATGCCTGCTGGGTACCCGGCACAGACCACGCCTCAATTGCTACCGAAGCCAAAGTCGTAAATCTATTACGAGAAAAAGGAATCCATAAAAATGAGATTACTCGAGAAGGATTTTTAAAACACGCTTGGGAATGGAAAGAAAAATACGGAGGCATAATTTTAAAACAACTCCGTTATTTAGGCTGTAGCTGCGACTGGGATAGAACCCGCTTTACCATGGAACCTAAATTATCAGATGCCGTTACTGATGTTTTTATTGATTTATATAAAAAAGGATTGATATACAGAGGGTTGCGTATGATAAATTGGGATCCGCAGGGACTTACTGCACTTTCAAATGAAGAGGTAATCTACAGAGAAGTGCAGGGAAAACTCTACTTTGTCCGGTATGCTTTGGAAGATTCTCAAGGAAAATACATCACCGTGGCCACTACTCGTCCAGAAACAATTTTAGGAGACGTAGCAATAGCCGTTCATCCGCAAGATGAACGTTATCAGCATCTTGCGGGAAAATATGCCTTTGTCCCGCTCATTAACCGAAGAATTCCCATTATCCAAGATACTTACATTGACCCTGAATTTGGTACCGGATGTTTGAAAGTTACCCCTGCCCACGATATTAATGACTATGAAATTGGCCTAAAACATCAATTAAAAGTAATTGATATACTGAATCCAGATGGAACCCTTAATGAATCAGCCCAACTTTTTGTTGGAAAAGACCGTTTTGAGGCTCGCGAACTTATCGTAGATAGTTTACAAGAGCATAATCTGCTGGAAAAAATTCAAGAAATTGAACATTCAGTTGGTTTTTCAGAGCGAACCAATGCCGTTGTGGAGCCACGTTTAAGTTTACAATGGTTTTTGAAAATGCAAAATTTGGCTACACCGGCTTTGCAAGTAGCTTTACAAGAAACAGTTAAGTTTATCCCTGAAAAATTTATAAATACCTATCAGCACTGGATGGAAAATGTCAAAGACTGGTGCATTTCGCGGCAACTTTGGTGGGGGCACCGGATTCCCGTTTTCTATTTACCGGATAATAGCTATATCGTAGCTAAAACGCCCAAAGAGGCATTAACGCAAGCTAATATCCAACGACAAAAAGAACATTTGCCGGAATATACAGAGCAGGATATTACCCAAGATCCAGATGTTTTAGACACATGGTTTTCTTCATGGCTCTGGCCAATTTCGGTATTCGATGGCTTTGAAAACCCACAAAATCCTGACTTCCAATATTATTATCCAACTCAAGATTTGGTTACTGCGCCGGAGATACTGTTTTTTTGGGTTGCACGAATGATTATGGCCGGAATAGAATACACACACAAACCACCCTTTGAAAATGTATATCTCACCGGAATAGTGCGAGACAAAATCGGCCGGAAAATGAGCAAACAATTGGGGAATTCTCCAGACCCCTTAGAGTTGATTACCCAATATAGCGCTGATGGCGTTAGAGTTGGGATGCTACTTTGCTCTCCAGCAGGAAACGACTTGCTTTTTGATGAAAGCCTATGTGAGCAAGGAAGAAACTTTGCTAATAAACTCTGGAATGCTTATCGGCTCATTGCCTCTTGGAATCCACAAGATAACGCACTTCAGTTACTTCACGAATCCATTGCTATTCAATGGATTCAACAAAAAATAGCGTATGCAGCCGATGAACTTTCGCAACAATTTGGTAAGTTTAGGATTTCGGATGCCCTGATGACACTCTATCGTTTAATCTGGAATGACTTCTGTGCGTGGTTTTTGGAGTTCGTAAAACCTGCCTTTGGGCAGCCAATTCACCCCAAAACGCATCAAGCTGTTTTAGAAGCATTTGATGCCATTTTGAGATTATTGCATCCATTTATGCCTTTCATAACCGAAGAAATTTGGCAAGAAATAAAGCCTCGCCAAAAAGGCCAAAGTATCATGATAAGCAGCGTACCGCAACCTATTCTTCACGATGACCACGAAAGACTTTTTGCCGCTATAAATCTCACCCAAGAACTTATATCAGCAATTCGGCAATTTAGAGTAACCCATAATTTGGCACAAAAGCAGGTTTTGCCGGTTTTAATCAAAACAAGCCAGTCAGAAATATTTGCACAATACGGAAGTCTTGCCCAAAAATTGGCTCACATTGAGTCTATTAAATTGATAGAAAACTCATTAGAAAATATTCGACCAATTATTTTGCAAGCAAATGAAGTTTTTATCCCTATCCAAAATACAACCGAAAACGAACAGGCTGCTAAAGAAAAAAATGATGCAGAAATAAAACATTTAGAAAACTTCTTACAAAGTATTGAAAGCAAGCTATCTAATGAAAAGTTTTTAGCAAATGCCAAACCGGAAGTCATTGAGCGTGAAATACAGAAAAAGCAAGATACCCTTGAAAAATTAGCGGTACTACGTAAGTCAATTAGTTGA
- a CDS encoding sulfotransferase codes for MNQQNTKIFIVGNGRSGTTMLGFVMGRHSQIFSFDELHFFERLWIPKPNETCERSWAIQVVQKLLRIQREDLFSESPLSKFEVEATQIISKLSNEELRPERVFECFLEYETNRRGKIIPCEQTPLNIFYAEEILSLYPEAMLIQMVRDPRDILLSQKNKWKRASLGGNGEGRAIPFFETLRAWANYHPIAIAQLWKNAITAGYKLKDNPRVKTVRFEDITNNPEEVVRDLCNWLKIDFQQDMLNISKVGSSTSSDSTQKVGITKNVGNWKKGGITDTEIKICDNITRAQRALYQYPDANVKVNSILLFFYYCSFPFRFGLAFILNLNRMSSILTSVRRRFLGKY; via the coding sequence ATGAACCAACAAAATACTAAAATTTTTATTGTAGGAAATGGCCGTAGCGGCACTACCATGTTAGGTTTTGTGATGGGAAGACATTCACAGATTTTTTCTTTTGATGAACTTCATTTCTTTGAACGACTTTGGATTCCAAAGCCGAATGAAACCTGTGAACGGTCTTGGGCGATTCAGGTGGTTCAAAAATTATTACGAATTCAACGCGAAGATTTGTTCTCCGAAAGCCCGTTATCAAAATTTGAAGTAGAAGCCACCCAGATTATTTCTAAATTATCAAATGAAGAATTACGCCCAGAAAGAGTATTTGAATGTTTTTTGGAATATGAGACAAACCGGAGAGGAAAAATAATTCCTTGCGAGCAAACCCCACTAAATATATTTTATGCAGAAGAAATCCTGTCTTTATACCCAGAAGCTATGCTCATTCAGATGGTACGAGACCCCAGAGATATTTTGCTATCACAAAAAAACAAGTGGAAAAGAGCCTCATTAGGCGGAAATGGCGAGGGACGCGCCATCCCATTTTTTGAAACCTTACGAGCATGGGCAAACTATCATCCAATAGCTATTGCACAACTTTGGAAAAATGCAATTACCGCTGGCTACAAACTAAAAGATAACCCAAGAGTAAAAACAGTTCGTTTTGAGGATATTACAAATAACCCCGAGGAAGTTGTAAGAGATTTATGCAATTGGTTAAAAATAGACTTTCAGCAAGATATGCTGAATATCTCTAAGGTTGGATCATCAACCAGCTCTGATAGCACCCAAAAAGTAGGCATCACCAAAAATGTTGGAAACTGGAAAAAAGGCGGAATTACAGATACTGAAATCAAAATCTGTGATAATATTACAAGAGCACAAAGAGCTTTGTATCAATATCCTGATGCTAACGTTAAGGTTAATAGTATTCTCCTGTTTTTTTATTATTGCTCATTTCCGTTTCGATTTGGGCTTGCCTTTATTCTAAACCTAAATAGAATGTCAAGTATCTTAACGTCCGTAAGGCGGCGTTTTCTGGGAAAATACTGA
- a CDS encoding MBL fold metallo-hydrolase: protein MKVILLGTGTSGGVPMITCDCPVCMSDDLRDKRLRSSVLLEINGNYIVIDTGPDFRQQMLRIGAKQLDAVVLTHLHKDHIAGLDDIRPFNYKQQSNIPVFSDTITANQLKQEFPYIFNGYPYPGIPQVSLQIIDEQPFELFGTIWQPIPIFHHKLPIKGFRIENFAYITDASLIPESSIEKLQNLDVLILNALRKEPHISHFNLEQALELVSILKPKKTWFTHISHLMGTYAEVSQELPPNVALGHDGLVIEI, encoded by the coding sequence TTGAAAGTAATATTATTAGGCACAGGTACTTCCGGCGGAGTTCCCATGATTACCTGTGATTGTCCGGTTTGTATGTCTGATGATTTACGGGATAAGAGGCTTCGTTCTTCCGTTTTGTTAGAAATAAACGGAAATTACATAGTGATAGATACCGGACCGGATTTTCGCCAACAAATGCTGCGAATAGGTGCAAAACAATTAGATGCCGTAGTGCTCACGCATCTACATAAAGACCACATCGCCGGATTAGACGACATTAGACCATTTAACTATAAGCAGCAATCTAATATTCCTGTTTTTTCAGATACAATAACAGCTAACCAACTCAAACAGGAATTTCCCTACATTTTCAATGGTTATCCGTATCCCGGAATACCACAGGTTTCATTACAAATAATTGATGAACAGCCATTTGAATTATTCGGAACTATATGGCAACCTATCCCTATATTTCATCATAAACTTCCAATAAAAGGTTTTAGGATAGAAAACTTTGCCTATATTACAGATGCCAGCTTAATTCCTGAATCATCAATAGAAAAGTTACAGAATTTAGATGTCTTGATACTTAATGCTTTACGAAAAGAACCACATATTTCTCATTTCAACTTAGAGCAGGCTTTGGAGTTAGTTTCTATTTTAAAACCGAAAAAAACATGGTTTACGCATATCAGCCATTTGATGGGAACTTATGCCGAAGTTAGCCAAGAACTACCCCCAAATGTAGCTCTTGGCCATGATGGATTAGTAATAGAAATTTAA
- a CDS encoding peptidylprolyl isomerase, whose amino-acid sequence MIRLIISSLFLFTVTIGVAQGNKKTAKKLSSKQERIIEITTKFGVISLICFDATPKHKENFIKLAEDGFYNGTTFHRVIDNFMIQGGDPNSKDDNKYNDGQGGPGYTIEAEIRDTIKHIRGALAGARMGDDVNPKRESSGSQFYIVQNPNGTPHLNGAYTVFGKVIKGMEVVDAIAKVKKNRTDRPDEDITMTMKVITLPKKKINKLYGTNLPIK is encoded by the coding sequence ATGATACGTTTGATTATCAGTAGTTTATTTTTATTTACTGTAACTATTGGAGTTGCGCAGGGGAATAAAAAGACTGCTAAAAAATTATCTTCAAAGCAAGAGCGAATTATCGAAATTACGACAAAATTTGGTGTCATTTCCTTAATTTGCTTTGATGCGACTCCGAAACATAAAGAAAACTTTATCAAATTAGCTGAAGATGGCTTTTATAACGGCACAACCTTTCATCGGGTTATTGATAACTTTATGATTCAGGGGGGGGATCCAAATTCCAAAGATGATAATAAGTATAATGACGGTCAAGGAGGCCCCGGCTACACCATAGAGGCAGAAATACGGGATACGATTAAACACATACGTGGAGCCTTAGCCGGTGCACGAATGGGAGATGACGTAAACCCAAAGCGAGAATCCAGCGGTTCCCAGTTTTATATCGTCCAAAATCCAAACGGAACGCCACACCTAAATGGTGCTTATACCGTTTTTGGAAAAGTTATTAAAGGTATGGAGGTCGTTGATGCTATCGCCAAAGTGAAAAAAAATCGCACAGACCGCCCAGATGAAGATATAACAATGACTATGAAGGTTATCACCTTACCCAAAAAGAAAATAAACAAACTATACGGCACAAACCTGCCTATTAAATGA
- a CDS encoding T9SS type A sorting domain-containing protein: MRKLFLFCFAISLVAVSFAQSKKGNFHESRSAHFPVSTHKTQTDSVLEHSPDSLNYTLYTFNSPSWGFVTGTNSYGDQAWAERYKISGMAATIKRAISFNLGTLVNASDSVSYVVYDVNASKLPGNTLATKRSAVADMAWELLPGGSLSDVMNTVDFNPQVPLPDSFYISWAVPSYTPTTLNDTLALWVKRSPARYDSLNYGVCATKWDDNSWHDEYSENTGLLFVLGVFPLIDVQSTTSSDAYLENKTFKLYPVYPNPVSETLNLHFNQKIASETSIHIFDLNGRKVLNTSFGSLPAGESIQKISVSGLNPGVYTYVIMTQEGGGIAGEFIVSK; encoded by the coding sequence ATGCGTAAATTATTTTTATTCTGTTTTGCCATTAGTTTAGTGGCTGTTTCTTTTGCACAATCTAAGAAAGGAAATTTTCATGAGTCGCGGTCAGCACATTTTCCGGTTTCTACTCATAAAACCCAAACTGACTCTGTTTTGGAGCATAGCCCGGATAGTTTGAATTATACTCTTTACACATTTAACTCCCCAAGTTGGGGCTTTGTAACGGGAACAAACTCATACGGAGACCAAGCTTGGGCAGAGCGTTACAAGATTTCCGGTATGGCTGCAACCATTAAGAGAGCTATTTCCTTTAATTTAGGTACATTAGTAAATGCCTCGGATTCAGTTTCTTATGTCGTTTATGACGTGAATGCCTCAAAACTTCCCGGAAATACTTTAGCTACTAAGCGTTCCGCAGTTGCCGATATGGCTTGGGAACTTCTACCGGGCGGAAGTTTGAGCGATGTTATGAACACTGTGGATTTCAACCCACAAGTACCACTTCCAGATTCTTTCTACATCAGTTGGGCAGTTCCTTCATACACCCCAACCACACTAAACGACACACTTGCTTTGTGGGTTAAACGTTCACCAGCTCGTTATGATTCTTTAAACTATGGCGTTTGTGCTACCAAATGGGACGACAACTCATGGCATGATGAATACAGCGAAAACACCGGATTACTCTTTGTGCTGGGTGTATTTCCTTTAATAGATGTTCAAAGCACTACTTCAAGTGATGCTTATCTTGAAAATAAAACTTTTAAATTATATCCAGTATATCCAAACCCCGTTTCTGAAACCTTAAACCTGCATTTTAACCAAAAAATAGCTTCTGAAACCTCCATTCATATATTTGATTTGAATGGCCGAAAAGTGTTAAATACTTCTTTTGGGAGCTTACCAGCAGGCGAATCAATCCAAAAAATTTCTGTTTCAGGACTTAACCCAGGTGTTTACACCTATGTTATCATGACCCAAGAAGGTGGCGGAATTGCCGGTGAATTTATCGTATCAAAATAA
- a CDS encoding competence/damage-inducible protein A, with product MEVEIIAIGDELLAGQTVDTNSVWLAQQLATIGIDIARKQCIRDTEKAIQSTFESLLPIRDIIFFIGGLGPTRDDITKKTIARCVGVPLVRHQPTYDFLIDLFLAKKIAMNPLNEQQADIPEGCIVLPNPVGTAPGLLLKYHGKLIFLLPGVPFELQAIVEKSVISLLSECFVSESLLHRHFRIVGIPESKLAQMLASVEDILPPQITLAYLPHLSLVRLRLTLRCQSNEISLFLPKIETAISQIIQITGKNFAGEGAETLEEYVLNCLARRKWTLATAESCTGGGIAARLTQVAGASHSFMGGIVAYSNQIKENLLHVPAETLSLYGAVSEEVVYAMASGACQQLSTDCAIAVSGIAGPAGGRPDKPVGTIWIAFKTPEKTVAKKFTFGQNRATNIELTILTALDMIRRYVE from the coding sequence ATGGAAGTAGAAATTATTGCGATAGGAGACGAATTACTGGCTGGCCAAACGGTGGATACTAATTCAGTGTGGTTAGCGCAGCAGTTAGCTACAATAGGAATAGATATAGCCCGGAAGCAATGTATCCGAGATACAGAAAAAGCTATTCAATCAACATTTGAAAGTCTATTGCCAATACGGGATATTATTTTTTTTATAGGTGGCTTAGGCCCAACCAGAGATGATATTACCAAGAAAACGATAGCACGTTGTGTGGGTGTTCCCTTAGTTAGGCATCAGCCGACATACGACTTCCTAATAGACCTTTTTTTAGCTAAAAAGATTGCTATGAATCCCTTAAATGAGCAGCAAGCAGATATTCCGGAAGGTTGTATTGTACTGCCGAATCCGGTTGGTACAGCTCCCGGGCTTTTACTGAAATATCATGGGAAGTTGATTTTTTTGCTGCCGGGAGTCCCTTTTGAGTTACAAGCAATTGTTGAAAAATCTGTAATATCCTTGTTATCAGAATGTTTTGTTTCTGAATCATTATTACATCGTCATTTTCGTATTGTAGGAATCCCGGAGTCTAAGTTAGCTCAAATGCTGGCATCTGTTGAGGATATTTTGCCGCCACAAATTACCTTAGCATATTTACCTCATTTGAGTTTGGTGCGGTTACGGCTTACTTTGCGCTGCCAATCGAACGAAATATCTCTATTTTTGCCAAAAATAGAGACTGCAATTTCTCAAATTATCCAAATTACCGGTAAAAATTTTGCCGGAGAAGGAGCAGAAACGTTAGAAGAATATGTTTTAAACTGTTTAGCCCGCCGAAAATGGACATTAGCAACTGCCGAAAGCTGTACTGGCGGTGGAATAGCGGCACGCTTAACCCAAGTTGCTGGAGCTTCCCATAGTTTTATGGGCGGTATTGTAGCGTATTCAAATCAAATAAAAGAAAATCTACTACATGTTCCTGCTGAAACATTGTCTTTATATGGTGCTGTTTCTGAGGAAGTTGTGTATGCAATGGCATCCGGAGCTTGTCAGCAGTTATCAACAGATTGTGCCATTGCAGTATCTGGGATAGCTGGCCCCGCGGGGGGACGCCCAGATAAGCCGGTTGGTACTATTTGGATAGCCTTCAAAACACCCGAAAAAACAGTTGCTAAAAAATTTACATTCGGGCAAAATAGAGCTACAAATATTGAACTCACGATACTTACTGCCTTAGATATGATTCGCCGCTATGTTGAGTAA
- the queD gene encoding 6-carboxytetrahydropterin synthase QueD encodes MELTITKTFNFEAAHFLPNFPDGHKCRRLHGHSFKVKVSITGIPDPVTGVIMDFGEIKSQVKPLIEKLDHQSLNDLGAQWNDSLLINPTSENLSIWFFQQLIKVLPNLKSITIHETCTSQCTVSQ; translated from the coding sequence ATGGAATTAACAATAACGAAAACATTTAACTTTGAAGCAGCACACTTTTTGCCGAATTTTCCAGATGGGCATAAGTGTAGAAGACTTCATGGACACAGTTTTAAGGTAAAAGTAAGCATTACCGGCATACCAGACCCCGTAACCGGTGTAATTATGGATTTCGGAGAAATCAAAAGTCAAGTTAAACCATTGATAGAAAAACTTGATCATCAAAGCCTTAACGACTTAGGAGCACAATGGAACGATTCATTACTCATTAATCCAACGTCTGAAAATTTATCAATTTGGTTTTTTCAGCAACTTATTAAAGTTTTACCTAACTTAAAATCAATAACTATTCATGAAACCTGCACAAGCCAATGCACTGTTTCTCAATAG
- a CDS encoding SCP2 sterol-binding domain-containing protein codes for MSLEKLTETIRGKAGANSGINAAILFVIDGDKYVHIDGKNVPNAVTNENKPADCTIRISMSDIMNIVEGKSSAMTAFMMGKIKVEGNMGIAMNLGKLL; via the coding sequence ATGAGTTTAGAAAAACTAACAGAAACCATTCGTGGCAAGGCCGGAGCAAATTCCGGTATTAATGCAGCTATACTATTTGTTATTGACGGAGACAAATACGTTCATATTGACGGAAAAAACGTTCCAAATGCAGTTACCAACGAAAATAAACCTGCGGACTGCACCATCAGAATATCTATGTCAGATATAATGAACATCGTAGAAGGAAAAAGCAGTGCTATGACCGCTTTTATGATGGGAAAAATTAAAGTCGAAGGCAATATGGGCATAGCGATGAACCTCGGAAAACTTCTCTAA
- a CDS encoding PspA/IM30 family protein gives MWKRFMRALKALFGGAVAAIEDPKLILEQNIRELNDQVPKMNESIATVKASVSLLEKENNKYTAEYNDLVSKMKAAISAGRDDIAAGYAARLEQVKTTRASTESQLVVAKKAYEKALEVKKAFMKEKDRKIAEAKEALRAHERAKWQAKIADTMQSFEVAGVDQTHDEMLNRVNEQTAKNEARMEMALDSIDTSGMKLDEEAEKLRAAELVKQFKLEMNLGSNEISTAPNTNTSNQEKHSENNSLNI, from the coding sequence ATGTGGAAGAGATTTATGAGGGCACTGAAAGCATTGTTTGGTGGTGCAGTAGCAGCTATTGAAGATCCAAAATTAATATTGGAGCAAAACATTCGTGAACTAAACGACCAAGTTCCTAAGATGAACGAAAGTATTGCTACTGTTAAAGCAAGTGTTTCATTATTAGAAAAGGAAAACAACAAATATACTGCTGAGTATAACGATTTGGTTAGCAAGATGAAAGCCGCCATTTCTGCAGGCCGTGATGATATTGCTGCCGGTTATGCTGCCCGCTTAGAACAAGTAAAGACTACCCGTGCCAGCACAGAATCTCAGCTTGTCGTAGCCAAAAAAGCTTACGAAAAAGCCTTAGAGGTCAAAAAAGCCTTTATGAAAGAAAAAGATCGAAAAATCGCCGAAGCCAAAGAAGCATTACGAGCACACGAAAGAGCAAAATGGCAAGCTAAAATTGCCGATACAATGCAATCTTTTGAAGTTGCCGGCGTAGATCAAACCCATGATGAAATGCTAAACCGCGTAAACGAGCAAACAGCTAAAAATGAAGCCCGTATGGAAATGGCACTAGATTCTATTGACACCTCAGGTATGAAACTTGATGAAGAAGCCGAAAAACTACGCGCCGCAGAACTCGTAAAACAATTCAAATTAGAAATGAACTTAGGGTCTAACGAAATATCTACAGCCCCCAATACAAACACTTCCAACCAAGAAAAACACTCTGAAAACAATTCTCTCAATATCTAA